The following proteins are co-located in the Salvelinus namaycush isolate Seneca chromosome 31, SaNama_1.0, whole genome shotgun sequence genome:
- the LOC120026227 gene encoding caspase-3-like: protein MALWRRTKAGNEECNRAVLVAVSNFDHGVPLCRRPGAEKDAKRLHRTLTRLGYRVDIHTDLTSHEMYTLFKTESERPVKECFLAVLSSHGEEGCVFGADGRPVRLSHIFSCFNNSHMEGKTKLFFIQACRGGELDDGVTVETDSAGSDVTEDTLSQYLSIPMDTAVMYATTPGYGAFMHPLGAVFLQTLCILLEEEGGRALELTRLLTRLSHRVAFGFQAKGRLLGGKKEMPCFVSRLTREVFPFAERGKEGGANGLSATTLVNPEYNRPRKPSIS, encoded by the exons ATGGCGCTGTGGAGACGGACAAAGGCTGGCAATGAGGAGTGTAACCGCGCTGTCCTGGTCGCAGTGTCGAACTTTGACCACGGTGTACCACTGTGCAGGAGGCCGGGGGCAGAGAAAGACGCCAAAAGACTCCACCGTACCCTGACCAGACTGGGATACAGAGTGGACATACACACTGACCTCACCTCTCATGAGATGTACACACTCTTcaagacag AGAGCGAGCGGCCAGTGAAGGAGTGTTTCCTGGCAGTCCTGTCGTCTCACGGGGAGGAGGGCTGTGTGTTCGGGGCGGACGGAAGGCCGGTTAGACTGTCCCACATCTTCTCCTGCTTCAACAACTCACACATGGAGGGAAAGACCAAACTGTTCTTTATCCAG gCGTGCCGTGGGGGTGAGCTGGATGATGGGGTGACAGTGGAGACGGATTCagcaggaagtgatgtcactgagGACACTCTGTCTCAGTACCTGTCCATCCCCATGGATACAGCGGTGATGTACGCCACCACGCCAGGTTACGGGGCCTTCATGCACCCTCTGGGGGCTGTCTTCCTCCAGACACTCTGCATCCTATTGGAGGAGGAAGGGGGCAGGGCCTTGGAGCTGACACGCCTCCTGACACGCCTCTCCCACCGTGTAGCCTTTGGCTTCCAGGCCAAAGGTCGTCTGCTAGGGGGGAAGAAGGAAATGCCTTGCTTCGTATCGCGACTGACCAGAGAGGTGTTCCCATTCGCCGAGCGCGGGAAGGAGGGCGGGGCCAATGGGCTTTCTGCAACGACATTGGTCAACCCAGAGTACAACAGACCTCGCAAACCATCTATAAGCTAA